A single region of the Aeromonas hydrophila subsp. hydrophila ATCC 7966 genome encodes:
- a CDS encoding substrate-binding periplasmic protein has translation MKRWCWLLLLLCCTAWGHPLIRVGGYPYAPFVVKDDSGHYRGLTLDLIALLNDIQQDVHFVFVPTSAPHRYKALALGRFSLMLFEDIRWDWNADQVRITRPLLLGGERYVALKAPGRDQSFFDNLAQRQLIGVSGYHYGIADFDATASTLKQRFNITLVKDNINALQGLFKGRGEVAILNLSYLNQFDKEYPEQASQLLRSNRWDQQYELRALLSPDAGISVQQLEQWLAQLKESGKLSSLWTKYGVQHQVAP, from the coding sequence ATGAAACGCTGGTGCTGGTTGTTGCTGCTGCTTTGCTGTACGGCATGGGGCCACCCGCTGATCCGGGTCGGTGGTTACCCCTATGCCCCCTTCGTCGTCAAGGACGACAGCGGCCACTATCGCGGACTGACCCTGGATCTCATCGCCCTGCTCAACGACATCCAGCAGGATGTGCACTTCGTGTTCGTGCCCACCTCTGCCCCCCACCGCTACAAGGCGCTGGCCCTCGGCCGCTTCTCGCTGATGCTGTTCGAAGATATCCGCTGGGACTGGAATGCCGATCAGGTGCGCATCACCCGTCCGCTGCTGCTGGGCGGCGAGCGCTACGTCGCCCTCAAGGCACCGGGGCGGGATCAATCCTTCTTTGACAACCTGGCGCAGCGCCAGCTGATCGGGGTCAGCGGCTATCACTACGGCATCGCCGACTTCGACGCCACCGCGAGCACGCTTAAGCAGCGCTTCAATATCACCCTGGTCAAGGACAACATCAACGCCCTGCAGGGGCTGTTCAAGGGGCGCGGCGAGGTGGCCATCCTCAACCTCTCCTACCTCAACCAGTTCGACAAGGAGTACCCCGAGCAGGCAAGCCAGCTGCTGCGCTCCAACCGGTGGGATCAGCAGTATGAGCTGCGCGCCCTGCTCAGCCCGGACGCCGGGATCTCGGTACAGCAGCTGGAACAGTGGCTGGCGCAGCTGAAAGAGAGCGGGAAATTGTCAAGCCTTTGGACAAAGTACGGC
- a CDS encoding MerR family transcriptional regulator, with the protein MSNTLAHGLAGKEVTYSISELAHEFDITPRTIRYYEDEGLITPTREGQTRIYSHKDKIRLKLTLRGKRLGFSLAEIRELFDMYDTDRSSKTQLNSMIQLIEAKRHFLRQQLEDIQMVMAELEAAEQRCVNSLNSLKTSAD; encoded by the coding sequence ATGTCCAATACCCTCGCCCACGGGCTCGCCGGCAAGGAGGTGACCTACAGCATCTCCGAGCTGGCCCACGAGTTCGACATCACGCCGCGCACCATTCGCTACTACGAGGACGAGGGGCTCATCACCCCGACCCGGGAGGGGCAGACCCGCATCTACAGCCACAAAGACAAGATCCGGCTCAAGCTGACCCTGCGCGGCAAACGCCTCGGCTTCAGCCTGGCGGAGATCCGCGAGCTGTTCGACATGTATGACACCGACCGCTCCAGCAAGACCCAGCTCAACTCCATGATCCAGCTCATCGAGGCCAAGCGTCACTTCCTGCGCCAGCAGCTGGAGGATATCCAGATGGTGATGGCCGAGCTGGAGGCGGCCGAGCAGCGCTGCGTTAATTCCCTTAACAGCTTGAAAACCAGCGCAGATTAA
- a CDS encoding hydroxymethylglutaryl-CoA lyase has protein sequence MSRAQESRDDKVSLVEMGPRDGLQNEAATLSLMQRLELIARLAESGLQRIEVGAFVSPRKVPQMADSAALFNALPRRGPTRYGALVPNLQGLQAAIAARADEIGLFTACSDGFTRANIGISVEESLVRFAPLVQEARSLGIKVRGYLSTVIACPFDGPTRPKRVAAMAERLLDLGCHEISLGDTIGVGTPGTVAPMLDAVLHEIPAGRLAVHFHDTYGQGLANLLPALERGIRTIDSSVAGLGGCPYAPGASGNVASEEVVYLLHGLGMSTGVDLDQLAATGQWVSEQLGRPNGSRVGRALHANAERLRTRLCQPSPQ, from the coding sequence ATGAGCCGAGCACAGGAAAGCCGGGACGACAAGGTCAGCCTGGTGGAGATGGGGCCGCGGGACGGCCTGCAAAATGAAGCTGCCACCCTCTCGCTGATGCAGCGGCTGGAGCTCATCGCCCGCCTGGCCGAGAGCGGGCTGCAGCGCATCGAGGTGGGCGCCTTCGTTTCGCCCAGGAAGGTGCCGCAGATGGCGGATTCCGCCGCACTGTTCAACGCCCTGCCGCGCAGGGGGCCGACCCGCTATGGCGCCCTGGTGCCCAATCTGCAGGGTCTGCAGGCCGCCATTGCCGCCCGCGCCGACGAAATAGGCCTCTTCACCGCCTGCTCCGACGGCTTTACCCGGGCCAACATCGGCATCAGCGTGGAGGAGTCGCTGGTGCGCTTCGCCCCGCTGGTGCAGGAAGCACGCAGCCTCGGCATCAAGGTGCGCGGCTACCTCTCCACCGTCATCGCCTGCCCGTTCGATGGCCCGACCCGGCCCAAGCGGGTCGCCGCCATGGCCGAGCGATTGCTGGATCTGGGCTGCCACGAGATATCGCTCGGCGACACCATCGGCGTCGGCACCCCGGGCACGGTGGCCCCCATGCTGGATGCGGTGCTGCACGAGATCCCGGCCGGCCGGCTCGCGGTCCATTTTCACGACACCTATGGCCAGGGGCTGGCCAACCTGCTGCCGGCGCTGGAGCGCGGCATCCGCACCATCGACAGCTCGGTGGCCGGGCTCGGCGGCTGCCCCTATGCCCCCGGCGCCTCCGGCAACGTCGCCTCGGAGGAGGTGGTCTACCTGCTGCACGGCCTTGGCATGAGCACCGGCGTGGATCTCGACCAGCTGGCCGCCACCGGCCAGTGGGTCAGCGAGCAGCTCGGCCGCCCCAACGGCTCGCGGGTCGGCCGGGCCCTGCACGCCAATGCCGAGCGGCTGCGCACCCGGCTGTGCCAGCCATCCCCGCAATAA
- a CDS encoding acetyl/propionyl/methylcrotonyl-CoA carboxylase subunit alpha produces MTHHTPIKRLLIANRGEIAVRIIKTARRLGIHTIVLYSDADARAMHVREADEAWHLGPAPARESYLDTGKVLRIAQQANADAIHPGYGFLSENSDFATACEQRGVRFIGPSGAAILAMGDKSGAKALMQAAGVPVLPGYHGADQHPDFLRDQASLVGFPLLIKAASGGGGKGMRRVDQLADFDDALAAVKREASAAFGDDHVLLERYLARARHVEVQVFADTLGNAIYLGDRDCSLQRRHQKVIEEAPAPDIAPALRRAMGEAAVAAARAITYRGAGTIEFLLCGEEFFFMEMNTRLQVEHPVTEAVTGQDLVAWQLAVAEGKPLPLTQDEVVLRGHAVEARLYAEDVAAGFLPASGPINWLHWPDGVRIDTGVGAGDAVSPYYDPMIAKLIAHAPSRSEAFASLADALAALELGPLVHNSPLLLRLCEEPEVLAMGHHTQWPIPTDTLPVPALAWPLAALWLATREHGASPWQQAAGFRLGPTRSFSAAVRIGEEARVLTLAERAGALLWQGEQLPFELGADHIRLQQAGSWQRYPLHALGEGDYLLQLAGRRIRFSADDQHHQLHHDHQAGDAPGILAPMHGIVVALQVEAGQPVSKGQPLLVLEAMKMEHVLKADRDGVIEALQCRQGEQVSQGALLVRFAEQHTAQEERS; encoded by the coding sequence ATGACCCATCACACTCCAATTAAGCGCCTGCTGATCGCCAACCGCGGCGAAATCGCCGTGCGCATCATCAAGACCGCGAGGCGCCTCGGCATTCACACCATCGTCCTCTACTCGGACGCTGACGCCCGCGCCATGCATGTGCGGGAAGCTGACGAAGCCTGGCATCTGGGGCCGGCCCCCGCCCGGGAGAGCTACCTCGACACCGGCAAGGTGCTGCGCATCGCCCAGCAGGCGAACGCCGACGCCATCCACCCGGGTTACGGTTTTCTGTCCGAAAACAGCGATTTTGCCACCGCCTGCGAGCAGCGGGGCGTGCGCTTCATCGGCCCAAGCGGCGCCGCCATCCTCGCCATGGGCGACAAGTCGGGCGCCAAGGCGCTGATGCAGGCAGCCGGCGTGCCGGTGCTGCCCGGTTATCACGGTGCGGATCAGCACCCCGACTTTTTGCGCGATCAGGCGAGCCTGGTGGGCTTCCCGCTCCTTATCAAGGCGGCCAGCGGCGGCGGTGGCAAGGGAATGCGCCGGGTCGATCAGCTGGCCGACTTTGACGATGCCCTGGCGGCGGTCAAGCGGGAGGCCAGCGCCGCCTTCGGTGACGACCACGTGCTGCTGGAGCGCTATCTCGCCCGCGCCCGCCACGTGGAGGTGCAGGTGTTTGCCGATACCCTCGGCAACGCCATCTATCTGGGGGACCGGGACTGCTCGTTGCAGCGCCGTCACCAGAAGGTGATCGAGGAGGCCCCCGCCCCCGACATCGCACCGGCGCTGCGCCGTGCCATGGGCGAAGCGGCCGTCGCCGCCGCCCGGGCCATCACATATCGGGGAGCCGGCACCATCGAGTTTCTGCTGTGCGGGGAGGAGTTCTTCTTCATGGAGATGAACACCCGGCTGCAGGTGGAGCATCCGGTCACCGAGGCCGTCACCGGCCAGGATCTGGTGGCCTGGCAGCTGGCGGTGGCCGAAGGCAAGCCGCTGCCGCTCACCCAGGATGAAGTGGTGCTGCGCGGCCACGCGGTGGAGGCGCGCCTCTACGCCGAGGACGTGGCGGCCGGTTTTCTGCCCGCCAGCGGCCCCATCAATTGGCTCCACTGGCCAGATGGCGTGCGCATCGACACCGGCGTCGGTGCTGGCGATGCGGTGAGCCCCTATTACGACCCCATGATCGCCAAGCTGATCGCCCACGCACCGAGCCGCAGCGAAGCCTTTGCCAGCCTGGCCGACGCGCTGGCGGCGCTGGAACTCGGCCCCTTGGTGCACAACAGCCCGCTCTTGCTGCGCCTGTGCGAAGAGCCAGAAGTATTGGCCATGGGCCACCACACCCAGTGGCCCATTCCCACCGACACCCTGCCCGTTCCGGCGCTCGCCTGGCCGCTCGCCGCGCTCTGGCTCGCCACTCGCGAGCACGGCGCCTCCCCCTGGCAACAGGCTGCAGGCTTTCGGCTGGGCCCCACCCGCAGCTTTAGCGCAGCGGTGCGCATCGGCGAGGAGGCCCGCGTGCTGACCCTCGCCGAGCGGGCCGGCGCCCTGCTCTGGCAGGGCGAGCAGCTCCCGTTCGAGCTCGGGGCGGATCATATTCGTCTGCAGCAGGCCGGCAGCTGGCAGCGCTACCCGCTGCACGCCCTCGGCGAGGGCGACTATCTGCTGCAACTGGCGGGCAGGCGCATCCGTTTCTCGGCAGATGATCAGCATCATCAGCTGCACCATGATCACCAGGCCGGCGATGCCCCCGGCATCCTGGCCCCCATGCACGGCATCGTCGTGGCGTTGCAGGTCGAGGCCGGCCAGCCGGTCAGCAAGGGGCAGCCCTTGCTGGTGCTGGAGGCGATGAAGATGGAGCACGTCCTCAAGGCCGACCGGGATGGGGTGATCGAGGCGCTGCAGTGCCGCCAGGGCGAACAGGTGAGTCAGGGCGCCCTGCTGGTGCGCTTTGCCGAGCAGCATACCGCGCAGGAGGAGCGCTCATGA
- a CDS encoding enoyl-CoA hydratase-related protein yields the protein MSDPLSHALQPGFRLERHGPLAELVLDRPARHNAFDADLMLGLLDCLDELAHTHGQALADRPHALLLRAEGKHFCAGADLNWMRNLAHADFEHNREDARVLARLMQTLDELPFPTVALVQGAAYGGALGLICACDLVLAADDARFCLSEVSLGLVPAVISPYVVRAMGMRQARALMLCAEPFDAVTACRLNVAHRRCPPDQLLAEGRAQALRLCRNGPEAMKETKRLLAALESHGASLHEEKTVETIARVRVGLEAQEGMQAFFDKRPPAWRPRFKDEA from the coding sequence ATGTCCGATCCACTCAGTCACGCTCTCCAGCCCGGTTTTCGGCTGGAGCGACACGGCCCGCTGGCCGAGCTGGTGCTCGACCGCCCGGCCCGCCACAATGCCTTTGACGCCGACCTCATGCTGGGGCTGCTCGACTGCCTCGACGAGCTGGCCCACACCCACGGCCAGGCCCTCGCCGATCGCCCCCACGCCTTGCTGCTGCGGGCCGAAGGCAAGCATTTTTGCGCCGGTGCCGACCTCAACTGGATGCGCAACCTGGCCCATGCCGATTTCGAGCACAACCGGGAAGACGCCCGGGTGCTGGCCCGGCTGATGCAAACCCTGGACGAGCTCCCCTTCCCCACGGTGGCGCTGGTACAGGGCGCCGCCTACGGCGGAGCGCTCGGCCTCATCTGCGCCTGCGATCTGGTGCTGGCCGCCGATGACGCCCGCTTCTGCCTCTCCGAGGTGAGCCTCGGGCTGGTGCCTGCGGTGATCAGTCCCTACGTGGTGCGCGCCATGGGGATGCGCCAGGCCCGCGCCCTGATGCTCTGCGCCGAACCGTTCGATGCGGTGACCGCCTGCCGCCTCAACGTGGCGCACCGGCGCTGCCCGCCGGATCAGCTGCTGGCCGAAGGACGTGCGCAGGCCCTGCGCCTGTGCCGTAACGGGCCAGAGGCGATGAAAGAGACCAAGCGGCTGCTGGCCGCCCTCGAGAGCCATGGCGCCAGCCTGCACGAAGAAAAAACCGTCGAGACCATCGCCCGGGTACGGGTCGGTCTCGAAGCCCAAGAGGGAATGCAAGCCTTCTTTGACAAACGACCCCCCGCCTGGCGCCCCCGTTTCAAGGACGAAGCATGA
- a CDS encoding carboxyl transferase domain-containing protein — translation MSRIHSRLDTASPEYAANRAAMQALVDDLNARLEEIALGGGAANNARHQARGKLLPRERINQLLDPGSPFLELSALAGWQVYDEPVPAAGIITGIGRISGRLCMLVVNDATVKGGTYYPLTVKKHLRAQAIAERLRLPCLYLVDSGGAFLPMQDEVFPDRDHFGHIFYNQARMSAQNIPQLAVVMGLCTAGGAYVPAMADESIMVREQATIFLAGPPLVKAATGEEISAEALGGAEVHCAHSGVADHMARDDGHALAIARTLVTHLGNEPVETSPGYEPPCYPIEDLYGLVGTSLKRPYDARELIARLVDGSDFDEFKALFGSTLVTGFSRICGMPVGILANNGVLHSDSAQKGAHFIQLCNRRAIPLIFLQNITGFMVGSQAEREGIAKHGAKLVTAVACSRVPKITLIVGGSFGAGNYGMCGRAYDPDFLFSWPNSRISVMGGEQAAGVLVQVRRDKLAAEGKSLSELEATAIRAPVIEQYERQGHPYYASARLWDDGVIDPAQSRTVLALALAACQGAETGPEQYGIFRM, via the coding sequence ATGAGCAGGATCCACTCCCGCCTCGACACCGCTAGTCCGGAATATGCGGCCAATCGGGCCGCCATGCAGGCCCTGGTCGACGATCTCAATGCCCGCCTGGAGGAGATAGCCTTGGGCGGGGGCGCAGCCAACAACGCCCGCCATCAGGCCCGTGGCAAGCTGCTGCCTCGCGAGCGCATCAACCAGTTGCTGGACCCGGGTTCCCCCTTTCTCGAGCTCTCGGCGCTGGCCGGCTGGCAGGTCTATGACGAGCCGGTGCCCGCCGCCGGCATCATCACCGGCATCGGCCGGATCTCTGGCCGCCTGTGCATGCTGGTGGTGAACGATGCCACCGTGAAGGGCGGCACCTACTACCCGCTCACGGTGAAAAAACACTTGCGCGCCCAGGCCATCGCCGAGCGGCTGCGCCTTCCCTGCCTCTATCTGGTAGATTCCGGCGGTGCCTTCCTGCCGATGCAGGACGAGGTGTTCCCCGACCGGGATCATTTTGGCCACATCTTCTACAACCAGGCCCGCATGTCGGCCCAGAACATCCCCCAGCTGGCGGTGGTGATGGGGCTCTGCACCGCAGGCGGCGCCTACGTGCCCGCCATGGCGGACGAATCGATCATGGTCAGGGAGCAGGCCACCATCTTTCTGGCGGGGCCGCCGCTGGTCAAGGCCGCCACCGGCGAGGAGATCAGCGCCGAGGCGCTGGGCGGCGCCGAGGTGCACTGCGCCCATTCCGGGGTGGCGGATCACATGGCCCGCGACGATGGCCACGCCCTGGCCATTGCCCGTACTCTGGTGACCCACCTGGGCAACGAACCGGTAGAGACCAGCCCCGGCTATGAGCCCCCCTGCTACCCCATCGAGGATCTCTACGGCCTGGTGGGCACCAGCCTCAAGCGCCCCTATGACGCCCGGGAGCTGATCGCCCGGTTGGTGGATGGCTCGGACTTTGACGAATTCAAGGCGCTGTTCGGCTCCACACTAGTGACCGGCTTTTCCCGGATCTGCGGCATGCCGGTGGGGATCCTCGCCAACAATGGCGTGCTGCACAGCGACAGTGCCCAGAAGGGGGCCCACTTCATCCAGCTTTGCAACCGGCGCGCCATCCCGCTGATCTTTTTGCAGAACATCACCGGCTTTATGGTGGGAAGCCAAGCCGAGCGCGAAGGGATCGCCAAGCACGGCGCCAAGCTGGTCACCGCCGTCGCCTGCAGTCGGGTGCCCAAGATCACCCTGATCGTCGGCGGCAGCTTCGGTGCCGGCAACTACGGCATGTGCGGGCGCGCCTACGACCCCGATTTTCTCTTTAGCTGGCCCAACAGCCGCATCTCCGTCATGGGGGGCGAGCAGGCGGCCGGGGTGCTGGTACAGGTGCGCCGGGACAAGCTGGCGGCCGAGGGCAAGTCATTGAGTGAGCTGGAGGCAACCGCCATCCGCGCCCCGGTGATCGAGCAGTATGAGCGTCAGGGTCACCCCTACTACGCCAGCGCTCGCCTGTGGGATGACGGCGTCATCGACCCGGCCCAGAGTCGCACCGTGCTGGCGCTGGCACTGGCGGCCTGTCAGGGGGCCGAGACCGGCCCGGAACAGTACGGCATCTTCCGGATGTAA
- a CDS encoding isovaleryl-CoA dehydrogenase codes for MHAVMDETLCALTEQVEAFCQKVIAPRASEIDQSNAFPRDLWPRMGELGLHGITVAEEYDGVNLGYLAHVLVMEQVSRASASVGLSYGAHSNLCINQIHRHGTPEQKARYLPDLVSGEHVGALAMSEPGAGSDVVSMRLTAVREGDHFVLNGNKMWITNGPDADTFVIYAKTDPAAGPKGISAFIVEAGTPGFSTAQKLDKLGMRGSSTCELVFDNCRVPQANLLGPLHGGVKVLMSGLDYERVVLAAGPLGIMQACMDVVLPYVRERKQFGQPIGEFQLVQGKLADMYTRLASSRALVYSVASACDQARTSRKDCAAAILFAAENATQMALDAIQLLGGNGYINEYPTGRLLRDAKLYEIGAGTSEIRRWLIGRELMGDNA; via the coding sequence ATGCATGCAGTGATGGACGAGACCCTGTGCGCCCTGACCGAGCAGGTCGAGGCCTTCTGCCAGAAAGTGATTGCACCGCGCGCCAGCGAGATCGATCAGAGCAACGCCTTCCCCCGCGATCTCTGGCCCCGCATGGGTGAGCTGGGTCTGCACGGCATCACGGTGGCAGAGGAGTATGACGGGGTGAACCTCGGCTATCTGGCCCACGTGCTGGTGATGGAGCAGGTGAGCCGCGCCAGCGCCTCGGTCGGCCTCTCCTACGGCGCCCACTCCAACCTCTGCATCAACCAGATCCACCGCCACGGCACGCCGGAGCAGAAAGCCCGCTACCTGCCCGATCTTGTGAGCGGTGAGCATGTGGGAGCGCTCGCCATGAGCGAGCCGGGCGCGGGATCCGACGTGGTCAGCATGCGCCTGACAGCCGTGCGCGAGGGGGATCACTTCGTGCTCAATGGCAACAAGATGTGGATCACCAACGGCCCGGATGCCGATACCTTCGTCATCTATGCCAAGACCGATCCCGCCGCCGGTCCCAAAGGGATTTCCGCCTTTATCGTCGAAGCGGGGACTCCCGGTTTCTCCACCGCCCAGAAGCTCGACAAGCTCGGCATGCGCGGCTCCAGTACCTGCGAGCTGGTGTTCGACAACTGCCGGGTGCCGCAAGCGAACCTGCTGGGCCCCCTGCATGGCGGCGTCAAGGTGCTGATGAGCGGGCTCGATTACGAACGAGTGGTGCTGGCGGCCGGCCCCCTTGGCATCATGCAGGCCTGCATGGACGTGGTGCTGCCCTATGTGCGTGAGCGCAAGCAGTTTGGCCAGCCCATCGGCGAGTTTCAGCTGGTACAGGGCAAGCTCGCCGACATGTATACCCGCCTCGCCAGCAGCCGGGCGCTGGTCTACTCGGTGGCGAGCGCCTGCGATCAGGCCCGCACCAGCCGCAAGGATTGCGCCGCCGCCATTTTGTTTGCCGCCGAGAACGCCACCCAGATGGCGCTCGATGCCATCCAGCTGCTCGGCGGCAACGGCTACATCAACGAATACCCCACCGGCCGCCTGCTGCGGGACGCCAAGCTCTACGAGATAGGCGCCGGCACCTCGGAGATCCGCCGCTGGCTCATCGGCCGCGAGCTGATGGGAGATAATGCATGA
- a CDS encoding CoA-acylating methylmalonate-semialdehyde dehydrogenase, with the protein MNNHQTRFGDVPLHIGGEAYPSASEQWIEVTDPADQSLLARVPKATSAEIELAVRTAHDAYLLWREVPASERARVMFNYQHLLKTHHDELAALLAQETGKNLADAKGDVWRGIEVVEQACAIASQTLGETMGNVARRVDGHSWVQPLGVCLGITPFNFPAMIPLWMFPLAVACGNGFVLKPSEQDPLTPMRLAELFAEAGAPKGILSVVHGGAEQVDALLAHPDIKAVSFVGSARVGGHVYRSATSQLKRAQCFVGAKNHMVIMPDANKAQVLSNLVGAGVGAAGQRCMAISVAVFVGSAREWIPELAAEFAKVKPGIWHDPEAAYGPLISPEAKVRVEGLIEAGIAEGAECLLDGRFCDVPGYPVGNWVGPTLFRGVTPEMRIYQEEIFGPVLACLEVASLDEALALINDNPYGNGTSIFTSCGAAARKFRHEVAVGQVGINVPIPVPLPFFSFTGWRGSFYGDLHAYGKQAVRFYTETKTVTERWFDEDIPSGPNMTIQLR; encoded by the coding sequence ATGAACAACCATCAGACCCGGTTCGGCGACGTGCCGCTGCACATCGGCGGGGAGGCGTACCCTTCCGCGAGCGAGCAGTGGATCGAGGTGACCGACCCGGCGGATCAGAGCCTGCTGGCGCGGGTGCCGAAAGCCACCTCGGCGGAAATTGAACTGGCGGTGCGCACCGCCCACGACGCCTATCTGCTGTGGCGGGAAGTGCCGGCCTCCGAGCGGGCCCGGGTGATGTTCAACTACCAGCATCTCTTGAAGACGCATCACGACGAGCTGGCGGCCCTGCTGGCCCAGGAGACCGGCAAGAATCTGGCGGATGCCAAGGGGGATGTGTGGCGCGGTATCGAGGTGGTGGAGCAGGCTTGCGCCATCGCCAGCCAGACCCTGGGGGAGACCATGGGCAACGTGGCACGGCGGGTCGACGGTCACTCCTGGGTGCAGCCGCTCGGGGTCTGCCTTGGCATCACTCCTTTCAACTTTCCGGCCATGATCCCGCTCTGGATGTTCCCGCTGGCGGTGGCCTGCGGCAACGGCTTCGTGCTCAAGCCCTCCGAACAGGATCCGCTCACCCCCATGCGGCTGGCCGAGCTGTTTGCCGAGGCGGGAGCCCCCAAGGGCATTCTGTCGGTGGTGCACGGCGGCGCCGAGCAGGTGGATGCGCTGCTGGCCCATCCCGACATCAAGGCGGTCAGTTTCGTCGGCTCGGCCCGGGTTGGCGGTCACGTCTATCGCAGCGCCACTTCGCAGCTCAAGCGGGCCCAGTGTTTTGTCGGTGCCAAGAACCACATGGTGATCATGCCGGATGCCAACAAGGCGCAGGTGCTGAGCAATCTGGTGGGGGCCGGGGTCGGCGCCGCCGGTCAGCGCTGCATGGCCATCAGCGTGGCGGTGTTCGTGGGTAGCGCCCGGGAGTGGATCCCCGAGCTCGCCGCCGAGTTCGCCAAGGTGAAGCCCGGCATCTGGCACGATCCCGAAGCCGCCTACGGCCCCCTCATCAGCCCGGAGGCGAAAGTCAGGGTGGAGGGGCTCATCGAGGCGGGGATCGCCGAAGGGGCCGAATGTCTGCTGGACGGCCGTTTTTGCGACGTGCCCGGCTACCCGGTGGGCAACTGGGTGGGACCGACCCTGTTTCGCGGCGTGACCCCCGAGATGCGCATCTACCAGGAGGAGATCTTCGGGCCCGTGCTGGCCTGTCTCGAGGTGGCGAGCCTCGATGAGGCGCTCGCCCTCATCAATGACAACCCCTACGGCAACGGCACCTCCATCTTCACCAGCTGTGGCGCGGCTGCCCGCAAGTTTCGCCACGAGGTGGCGGTGGGCCAGGTGGGGATCAACGTGCCCATCCCGGTGCCGCTGCCGTTCTTCTCCTTCACCGGCTGGCGCGGCTCCTTCTACGGGGATCTGCACGCCTACGGCAAGCAGGCGGTGCGTTTTTACACCGAGACCAAGACGGTCACCGAACGCTGGTTCGACGAAGACATTCCCAGCGGCCCCAACATGACCATTCAGCTGCGCTGA
- a CDS encoding acyl-CoA dehydrogenase family protein, translating into MDFTLTPDQQAYVEAASAFAEEALKPHAARWDKEHEFPIPTIKQAAALGFCGLYTPEQYGGLGLPRLDASLIFERLAMGCTSTTAYLTIHNMVSWMLGSWLPPKVAEEWVPRLASGELLGSYCLTEPGAGSDAAALKTRAVRDGEDYVIDGSKVFISGAGSTDVLVVMARTGGEGAKGISAFMVPAQTPGVSYGKAEEKMGWNSQPTREVNFSAVRIPARYRLGQEGEGFKFAMQALDGGRINIATCSVGTAQQALDDALAHVQQRQQFGHPISEFQSVQFRLADMATELAAARLLVRQAAARLDAGAPDKSAWCAMAKRFATDVGHRICDDALQLFGGYGYIREYPLERYLRDTRVHRILEGTNEVMRLIIARRLLAEPGLALE; encoded by the coding sequence ATGGATTTTACGTTGACCCCGGATCAGCAGGCCTATGTGGAGGCCGCCAGCGCTTTTGCCGAGGAGGCGCTCAAGCCCCACGCCGCGCGCTGGGACAAGGAGCATGAGTTCCCCATCCCTACCATCAAGCAGGCGGCTGCGCTCGGCTTTTGTGGCCTCTACACCCCGGAGCAGTACGGCGGGCTCGGCCTGCCGAGGCTCGATGCCAGCCTCATCTTCGAGCGCCTCGCCATGGGCTGCACCTCCACCACCGCCTATCTGACCATCCACAACATGGTGAGCTGGATGCTGGGCAGCTGGCTGCCTCCCAAGGTGGCCGAGGAGTGGGTGCCAAGGCTCGCCAGCGGTGAGCTGCTGGGCTCCTACTGCCTCACCGAGCCGGGCGCCGGATCCGATGCCGCGGCCCTCAAGACCCGCGCGGTGCGCGATGGCGAGGATTACGTCATCGACGGCAGCAAGGTGTTCATCTCGGGCGCCGGCAGCACCGACGTGCTGGTGGTGATGGCCCGCACCGGTGGCGAGGGGGCGAAGGGGATCTCCGCCTTCATGGTACCGGCCCAGACCCCCGGCGTGAGTTATGGCAAGGCGGAGGAGAAGATGGGCTGGAACAGCCAGCCGACCCGGGAGGTGAACTTCAGCGCCGTGCGCATTCCCGCCCGTTACCGGCTGGGGCAGGAGGGGGAAGGGTTCAAGTTCGCCATGCAGGCGCTCGATGGCGGGCGCATCAATATCGCCACCTGCTCTGTGGGCACCGCCCAGCAGGCCCTTGACGATGCGCTGGCCCATGTGCAGCAGCGCCAGCAATTTGGCCACCCGATCAGCGAATTTCAGAGCGTGCAGTTTCGCCTGGCCGACATGGCCACCGAACTGGCGGCCGCTCGGTTGCTGGTGCGTCAGGCGGCCGCCAGGCTCGATGCCGGGGCGCCGGACAAGAGCGCCTGGTGCGCCATGGCCAAGCGTTTTGCCACCGACGTGGGTCACCGCATCTGTGACGACGCCCTGCAACTCTTTGGCGGCTATGGTTATATCCGCGAGTACCCGCTCGAGCGCTACCTGCGCGATACCCGGGTCCACCGCATTCTGGAAGGGACGAATGAAGTGATGCGGCTCATCATCGCCCGTCGCCTGCTGGCGGAGCCCGGGCTGGCGCTGGAGTAG